In one window of Armatimonadota bacterium DNA:
- a CDS encoding ADP-ribosylglycohydrolase family protein, with the protein MARLRDKFLGCIAASWVGSAMGAAVEGWSRERIKDTHGYLDKLLPYRHYNVDWDRPAGTTEDGIERQKLIATAIIEKQDRILAHDVVAVWLRDLDPQKMAYKQERFDRSLLEMARAGVPAAELGRLWLSTNQISLGRASHPLGLINAGDPQGAADDSFEIGQAYAVKSAFALRWAALYNAAIAEACKPDATVESVLDVAKRFAGYRAEAGLLYAGYDTVERDVTRALDLAAKHTEPMAMRDEFYGIYEGGGHFVYSMSDAGEVISKGLAVFAMTRGDPREAIPTAVNFGRDTDCLAAVAGGLSGALSGASTIPPEWIAQVNEATRQDPYTNNQRTIEETAEGLFAAFLARHKRLADYVELMGRKDYLAAN; encoded by the coding sequence ATGGCGAGACTCAGAGACAAGTTCCTGGGCTGCATCGCGGCGTCGTGGGTAGGATCGGCGATGGGCGCGGCGGTGGAGGGTTGGTCGCGCGAGCGCATCAAGGACACCCACGGGTATCTCGACAAGCTGCTGCCGTACCGGCACTACAACGTGGACTGGGACCGCCCCGCCGGAACGACGGAAGACGGCATCGAGCGGCAGAAGCTCATCGCCACCGCGATCATCGAGAAGCAGGACCGCATTCTGGCGCACGACGTGGTGGCGGTGTGGCTGCGGGATCTCGATCCGCAGAAGATGGCGTACAAGCAGGAGCGGTTCGACCGCTCGCTGCTGGAGATGGCGCGGGCGGGCGTGCCGGCGGCCGAACTTGGGCGGCTGTGGCTGTCCACGAATCAGATCTCGCTCGGCCGCGCGTCGCATCCACTGGGATTGATCAACGCGGGCGACCCGCAGGGCGCGGCCGATGACTCGTTCGAGATCGGCCAAGCGTATGCGGTCAAGAGTGCGTTCGCTCTGCGCTGGGCGGCGCTGTACAACGCGGCGATCGCCGAGGCGTGTAAGCCGGATGCTACGGTAGAGTCGGTGCTCGATGTGGCAAAGCGCTTCGCGGGTTATCGCGCCGAAGCCGGCCTGCTGTACGCCGGTTATGATACCGTCGAGCGCGATGTGACCCGCGCGCTCGACCTGGCAGCGAAGCATACCGAGCCGATGGCAATGCGTGATGAGTTCTATGGGATCTATGAGGGCGGGGGGCATTTCGTCTACAGCATGTCCGACGCGGGCGAGGTGATATCGAAGGGCCTAGCGGTGTTCGCCATGACGCGCGGAGACCCCAGAGAGGCGATTCCGACAGCGGTCAATTTCGGGCGGGACACTGACTGCCTCGCCGCCGTAGCCGGCGGCCTGTCGGGTGCGCTGTCAGGAGCTTCGACGATTCCGCCGGAGTGGATCGCACAAGTCAACGAGGCCACGCGGCAGGATCCGTACACCAACAACCAGCGCACCATCGAGGAAACGGCGGAGGGTCTGTTCGCGGCGTTCCTGGCGCGGCACAAGCGTCTGGCCGATTACGTGGAGTTGATGGGGCGCAAGGATTACCTCGCCGCGAATTGA
- a CDS encoding phosphate ABC transporter ATP-binding protein, translating to MTETPGQRNSEESAAAERGAKLQIRGLDFFYGRFQALRGVDLTVRERQITAFIGPSGCGKSTFLRALNRMNEIIEGARTRGQVLLDGEDIYAPNVDVVALRRRVGMVFQRPNPFPMSIHDNVAFGPRIHRLARGGGLADLVRHSLQRAALWDEVKDKLRQSAFSLSGGQQQRLCIARVLAVDPDVVLMDEPCSALDPISTLRIEELMHELKAKYTIVIVTHNMQQAARVSQETGFFLQGEMIEFGPSARIFTQPDDKRTEDYITGRFG from the coding sequence ATGACCGAGACGCCCGGACAACGCAACAGCGAAGAGAGCGCGGCAGCCGAGCGCGGAGCGAAGCTGCAGATTCGCGGGCTCGATTTCTTCTACGGCCGCTTCCAGGCGCTGCGCGGGGTTGACCTGACGGTCCGCGAGCGGCAGATCACGGCGTTCATCGGCCCCTCGGGCTGCGGCAAGTCCACGTTCCTGCGCGCCCTTAACCGCATGAACGAGATCATCGAAGGGGCCAGGACGCGGGGACAGGTGCTGCTGGACGGCGAGGACATCTACGCGCCAAACGTTGACGTGGTAGCTCTGCGGCGGCGCGTCGGCATGGTGTTTCAGCGGCCCAACCCCTTCCCGATGTCAATCCACGACAATGTAGCGTTCGGGCCGCGCATCCACCGACTCGCGCGGGGCGGCGGTCTCGCCGACCTAGTGCGGCACAGCCTGCAGCGGGCCGCGCTGTGGGATGAGGTGAAGGACAAGTTGCGGCAGTCCGCGTTTTCATTGTCCGGCGGGCAGCAGCAGCGCCTGTGCATCGCGCGCGTCCTCGCCGTGGATCCGGACGTCGTGCTGATGGACGAGCCGTGCTCCGCGCTCGATCCGATCTCGACGCTTCGCATCGAGGAGTTGATGCACGAGCTGAAGGCGAAGTACACAATCGTCATCGTAACGCACAACATGCAGCAGGCCGCCCGGGTGTCCCAGGAGACCGGATTCTTCCTCCAGGGCGAGATGATCGAATTCGGCCCCTCGGCGAGGATATTCACGCAGCCCGACGACAAGCGAACCGAGGATTACATTACCGGGCGGTTCGGCTGA
- a CDS encoding class II fructose-bisphosphate aldolase — protein sequence MSAERPAIRTARHLVSLASLLAHAREHRYAVGAFDFCNAETAQAIVAQGAALRAPALLMIGPWEMPLLGAEMVADIISWLASRTDVPVCLHLDHSSEIEPIRECIEAGFPSVMIDASHYEFEENVRRTREVVALAHAAGVFVEGELGAVGSVGDATVEGDRAASLTDPDEAAEFVKRTGVDALAVAIGNAHGIYRQHPALDFDRLRAIRHATDVPLVLHGGSGTPPEQLRQAIEIGVTKVNVASELSRAYLDAIQELQAAKAGKAWYAHALVEAKAAFGEVVARWMRELGSAGQAP from the coding sequence ATGAGCGCCGAGAGACCCGCCATCCGCACCGCCCGGCATCTCGTGAGTCTGGCATCGCTCCTCGCTCACGCGCGGGAGCATCGCTACGCCGTGGGTGCCTTCGATTTCTGCAACGCCGAGACCGCCCAGGCGATCGTCGCGCAAGGCGCCGCGCTGCGCGCGCCGGCGCTGCTCATGATCGGCCCGTGGGAAATGCCGCTTCTCGGTGCCGAAATGGTGGCGGACATCATAAGCTGGCTCGCCTCGCGGACGGACGTGCCGGTGTGCCTTCACCTCGATCACTCGAGCGAGATCGAGCCGATCAGAGAGTGCATCGAGGCTGGCTTCCCGTCCGTGATGATAGACGCCTCGCACTATGAGTTCGAGGAGAACGTTCGCCGGACGCGCGAAGTCGTCGCACTGGCCCATGCGGCAGGAGTCTTCGTCGAAGGCGAGCTCGGCGCTGTCGGCAGCGTCGGTGATGCCACAGTCGAAGGCGACCGGGCGGCTTCGCTGACGGATCCCGACGAAGCAGCGGAGTTCGTGAAGCGCACCGGCGTTGACGCCCTGGCGGTCGCGATCGGCAATGCGCACGGCATCTACCGGCAACACCCCGCGCTCGACTTCGACCGCCTCCGCGCTATCAGGCACGCGACCGATGTGCCGCTCGTGCTCCACGGCGGCTCGGGCACCCCGCCGGAGCAGCTCCGCCAAGCGATTGAGATCGGCGTGACCAAGGTCAACGTGGCGAGTGAGTTGAGCCGCGCGTACCTCGACGCTATTCAGGAACTCCAGGCGGCCAAGGCAGGCAAGGCGTGGTACGCCCACGCACTGGTCGAGGCTAAGGCCGCGTTTGGCGAAGTCGTCGCCCGGTGGATGCGCGAACTCGGCAGCGCCGGACAAGCGCCGTAG
- a CDS encoding NfeD family protein — protein sequence MGWDVIAYWICFISGVVYALIAALLGGLFGFEHGGDMGGIEGGDGGLEPAAHDFGTAQDVSAGHGEAFGGAGPGEVAISPLSPMTMATFSTVFGGTGLILTSMFKLSLFVTLPVSVIVGILVAVAVFSAFYRIFASVQASSEVRMGSIVGLTAEVSVAIPKDGVGEVVYVALGNRYTAIARPETARAIPRHATVRITRVAGSTVYVAPVEGAVAGSEQPPQ from the coding sequence ATGGGCTGGGACGTCATTGCCTACTGGATTTGCTTCATCTCGGGTGTGGTCTACGCTCTCATTGCCGCCTTGTTGGGGGGGCTCTTCGGCTTCGAGCACGGCGGGGACATGGGCGGCATTGAGGGAGGCGACGGCGGGCTCGAGCCGGCGGCCCACGACTTCGGCACCGCGCAGGACGTGAGCGCAGGTCACGGTGAGGCATTCGGCGGGGCCGGGCCGGGCGAAGTCGCGATCTCTCCGCTCTCGCCGATGACCATGGCGACCTTCAGCACCGTCTTCGGCGGCACCGGGCTGATCCTCACCAGCATGTTCAAGCTCAGCCTCTTCGTCACCCTCCCCGTGTCCGTTATCGTCGGCATCCTGGTCGCGGTGGCGGTATTCTCGGCGTTCTATCGCATCTTCGCGTCGGTTCAGGCATCGAGTGAAGTCCGCATGGGTTCAATCGTCGGCCTGACCGCGGAAGTCTCGGTCGCCATCCCGAAGGATGGCGTCGGCGAAGTCGTTTACGTGGCGCTCGGCAACCGTTACACGGCGATTGCGCGGCCCGAAACCGCGCGCGCCATCCCGCGTCACGCGACAGTAAGGATTACCCGGGTGGCCGGCAGCACCGTCTACGTTGCACCTGTTGAGGGAGCTGTCGCCGGCTCGGAGCAACCACCGCAATAG
- the phoU gene encoding phosphate signaling complex protein PhoU, with product MSGPIRQAFEEQLAALQQDVVRMGGLASQAVEVAVRIVVERNPDLRRQVMEIENQIDALNLDIECRAIQLLARQQPMARDLRTIIAMLRIIADIERIGDYAVDTARQTEELARQSLFKPLVDIPRMAQLVQSMLHDSLEGLVHRDLELAMKAVLQDDEVDYAYRSLHDELIEFFERDPSLTSQAIALLLIGTYLERMADHVTNIGERIWYMETGEIKELHE from the coding sequence TTGAGCGGTCCTATCCGACAGGCGTTTGAGGAGCAGTTGGCGGCGCTGCAGCAGGACGTGGTGCGCATGGGCGGTCTCGCATCGCAGGCGGTCGAGGTGGCCGTGCGTATTGTGGTCGAACGCAACCCCGACCTTCGGCGTCAGGTGATGGAGATCGAGAATCAGATAGACGCGCTCAACCTCGACATAGAATGCCGCGCCATACAGCTCCTCGCGCGACAGCAGCCGATGGCGCGTGACCTGCGTACGATCATCGCCATGCTCAGGATCATCGCGGATATCGAACGTATCGGCGACTACGCGGTGGACACCGCACGGCAGACCGAGGAGCTCGCCCGGCAGTCGCTGTTCAAGCCGCTGGTGGACATCCCGCGCATGGCGCAGCTGGTGCAGAGCATGCTGCACGACAGCCTTGAAGGCTTGGTGCACCGCGACCTCGAGCTGGCGATGAAGGCGGTGCTCCAGGACGACGAGGTGGATTACGCCTACCGCTCGCTGCACGACGAGCTGATCGAGTTCTTCGAGCGCGACCCGAGCCTGACGTCGCAGGCGATCGCCCTGCTCCTTATCGGCACCTACCTGGAGCGCATGGCCGACCATGTGACCAATATCGGCGAGCGCATCTGGTACATGGAGACGGGGGAGATTAAGGAGCTGCACGAGTAG
- a CDS encoding glycoside hydrolase family 31 protein, producing the protein MEQVAPGVWRLRLGTPEAFTPIALREAEPLVDAMRALPTAAAPFAAQAVRFSVSARGCVVELPIGDGEEIYGFGLQLKSHKQTGLKKTIRVNADPIADTGDSHAPVPFYVSTRGYGVFVDTARYASFYCGSHVRREGASTPGAPARSAEELPAPAGRAAKAMVVDVPAAEGVDVYVLAGPSMRQAIQRYNLFSGGGCLPPMWGLGVWYRQNHAYTADDALRLAATFREREMPMDVYGLEPGWQTHAYGSSYDWATERYPDPDEFLARMGDMGFKINLWTQAVVDPSSPLYDVLRHYASDYEVWGGIVTDMNVPEARAAYADHHERAFIQRGVSGFKVDECDNSDFNPSPWSFPEHSRFPSGMDGEQMHSSIGLLYQKALLSAFRRNNTRTYCSVRSSHGLAAPYPFVLYSDLYDHRDFVRGVVNAGFSGLLWSPEVRPCASVEDLIRRLQVVVLSAQALINAWNLAMPPWWQPDSERNRAGELLDNVAKVEAICRGLLQFRMALLPYLYSAFATYRLEGTPPIRAVVVDYPQDPNAYELDSQYLIGDALLAAPIFAGEKSRVVYLPPGNWYSFWTHERHEGGQSYEVESPAEQIPLFVRENTILPLAEPVGHIDRDTCFEITAYTFGPRCEPCMLFEDDGVSFDYERGAYNWVELTWSPDDGPAVNRRGDYPDVRYRIMDWSHIPE; encoded by the coding sequence ATGGAACAAGTCGCGCCCGGCGTGTGGCGACTGCGCCTGGGAACGCCGGAGGCATTCACGCCGATCGCGCTGCGCGAGGCGGAGCCGCTGGTGGACGCGATGCGCGCCTTGCCGACGGCCGCGGCGCCTTTTGCCGCTCAGGCGGTGCGCTTCAGCGTGTCGGCGCGCGGGTGTGTCGTCGAACTGCCGATAGGTGACGGCGAAGAGATCTACGGCTTCGGTCTGCAGCTCAAGTCGCACAAACAAACCGGCCTGAAGAAGACGATACGCGTCAACGCCGACCCGATCGCCGACACCGGCGATTCGCATGCGCCGGTGCCGTTCTACGTTTCAACCCGGGGATACGGCGTGTTCGTGGACACGGCGCGCTATGCCAGCTTCTACTGCGGCAGCCACGTCAGGCGCGAGGGGGCGAGCACGCCGGGTGCACCCGCCCGGAGCGCGGAGGAGCTACCGGCGCCTGCGGGGCGTGCGGCGAAAGCGATGGTCGTGGACGTCCCGGCCGCTGAAGGCGTGGACGTGTATGTTCTCGCCGGGCCCTCGATGAGGCAGGCGATACAGCGCTACAACCTGTTCTCGGGCGGGGGCTGCCTGCCGCCGATGTGGGGGCTAGGCGTGTGGTACCGGCAGAATCATGCCTACACTGCCGATGACGCGCTCCGTTTGGCCGCGACGTTTCGCGAGCGCGAGATGCCGATGGATGTCTACGGTCTCGAGCCGGGCTGGCAAACCCACGCGTACGGCTCGTCATACGACTGGGCGACCGAGAGATATCCGGATCCCGACGAGTTCCTTGCGCGCATGGGGGACATGGGCTTCAAGATCAACCTGTGGACGCAAGCTGTCGTTGATCCCTCTTCGCCGCTCTACGACGTGTTGCGGCACTATGCCTCGGACTACGAGGTGTGGGGCGGCATCGTGACGGACATGAATGTGCCCGAGGCGCGCGCGGCGTACGCGGACCACCACGAGCGCGCGTTCATCCAACGCGGCGTGTCCGGCTTCAAAGTGGATGAATGTGACAACTCCGATTTCAACCCGAGCCCGTGGTCGTTCCCCGAGCACAGCCGATTCCCGTCCGGGATGGACGGCGAGCAGATGCACTCAAGCATCGGCTTGCTCTATCAAAAGGCGCTGTTGTCCGCCTTCCGGCGCAACAACACCAGGACGTACTGCTCGGTGCGCTCGTCGCACGGGCTCGCCGCGCCGTATCCGTTCGTGCTGTACAGCGACCTCTACGATCATCGCGACTTCGTGCGCGGCGTCGTGAACGCCGGGTTCAGCGGGTTGCTGTGGAGTCCCGAGGTGCGGCCGTGCGCCTCGGTTGAGGATCTGATCCGACGGCTTCAGGTGGTCGTGCTGTCGGCGCAGGCGCTCATCAATGCGTGGAACCTTGCGATGCCGCCGTGGTGGCAGCCGGACAGCGAGAGGAATCGCGCGGGGGAATTGCTCGATAACGTCGCCAAAGTCGAGGCGATCTGCCGTGGGCTGCTCCAATTCCGGATGGCCCTGCTGCCCTATCTCTACTCAGCATTCGCCACGTATCGCCTCGAGGGAACGCCTCCCATCCGAGCGGTGGTCGTGGACTACCCCCAGGACCCGAACGCGTACGAACTGGACAGTCAATACCTAATCGGTGACGCGCTGCTTGCGGCGCCCATCTTCGCCGGGGAGAAGAGTCGAGTTGTTTACCTCCCGCCCGGTAACTGGTATTCTTTCTGGACGCACGAGAGGCACGAGGGTGGGCAGTCCTACGAGGTCGAGTCCCCCGCAGAGCAGATTCCTCTGTTCGTACGAGAGAACACTATTCTGCCGCTGGCCGAGCCGGTGGGGCACATTGACCGCGACACGTGCTTCGAAATCACGGCTTACACTTTCGGCCCGCGGTGCGAGCCGTGCATGCTGTTTGAGGACGATGGAGTCTCGTTCGATTACGAGCGAGGCGCGTACAACTGGGTAGAGCTGACCTGGAGTCCGGATGACGGCCCTGCCGTCAATCGGCGCGGCGACTACCCGGACGTTCGCTACCGAATCATGGATTGGAGCCATATCCCGGAATGA
- a CDS encoding sugar phosphate isomerase/epimerase, producing MKLALHTVSYAGVWPGQVTLPLDRVIRKAAGLGYQGLEVMAKRPHASVLDMTTRRRRQLKRLLDAEGVEAACVAGYTDMLAGWDHTDNPYAEKEILYITALAELAAAWECDLIRIFTAYERPHLPYSQQLPRIIGMLQEASDKVASLGVTLAVQNHHCIGADYRTMADLLHQVNRPNCRAAFDAWSAAVQGADLAEAARHMAPWVAFTTVCDYQRRPRFHYDWHLTNYVRQEDHLQMVPMGEGFIDYRTFLGELRRAGCDGWIAFEMCAPFVEGGSEETLDKVAADAAGYVRELWGAL from the coding sequence ATGAAACTCGCGCTGCACACAGTGAGCTATGCCGGGGTGTGGCCCGGCCAGGTCACGCTGCCGTTGGATCGGGTGATCCGCAAGGCGGCGGGATTGGGCTACCAGGGGCTGGAGGTCATGGCGAAGCGGCCCCACGCCAGCGTCCTCGACATGACGACGCGCCGCCGCCGGCAGCTCAAGCGCCTGCTGGATGCAGAGGGTGTGGAGGCCGCGTGCGTCGCAGGCTATACGGACATGCTGGCGGGCTGGGATCACACGGACAACCCCTATGCGGAGAAGGAGATCCTGTATATCACGGCGCTGGCGGAGCTGGCTGCGGCGTGGGAGTGCGATCTGATTCGCATCTTCACGGCATACGAGCGTCCGCACCTGCCGTACAGCCAGCAGTTGCCGCGTATCATCGGGATGCTGCAAGAAGCGAGCGACAAGGTGGCCTCGCTGGGAGTGACGCTCGCGGTGCAGAACCACCACTGCATCGGCGCGGATTACCGCACCATGGCCGACCTGCTGCATCAGGTCAACCGGCCCAACTGCCGCGCAGCGTTCGACGCCTGGTCGGCGGCAGTGCAAGGGGCGGATCTCGCGGAGGCCGCGCGTCATATGGCGCCGTGGGTCGCCTTCACCACGGTCTGCGACTACCAGCGCCGGCCCCGCTTCCACTACGACTGGCACCTCACCAACTATGTGCGTCAGGAGGATCACCTACAAATGGTGCCCATGGGCGAGGGGTTCATTGACTACCGGACCTTCCTGGGCGAGCTGAGGCGTGCCGGTTGCGACGGCTGGATCGCGTTCGAGATGTGCGCCCCGTTCGTCGAAGGCGGCAGCGAGGAGACACTCGACAAGGTTGCGGCCGACGCCGCGGGATACGTTCGGGAGTTGTGGGGCGCGCTCTGA
- a CDS encoding flotillin family protein has translation MGLDWLISTPARGIPLVVGAVITVIILFVVVYASRYVKVGPNTVLVISGKRRTIRGADGAAQSVGFRIRVGGGAFVWPVLERVDTLSLEIMTLEVRTPEVYTIQGVPIVVDGIAQIKVRGDDVSIRTASEQFLGKNQTEIANIALQTVEGHLRAILGTLTVEEVYKNREAFAARVQEVAATDLVNMGLSIVSFTIRDIRDSHGYLEALGKPRTAQVKRDAVIGEAEAARDATIRSAVANQEGQQAKYGADTKIAEAQRDYNIQVADYKAAASTKQAAADLAYDLQKFTTQQLVRAEEIQVEVIEKEKQIDVQDREIQRRTRELSATVEKPAEADRSRIQTLAEAEQFRLRTTAAGQADAVRTVGVAEADANKAKGLAQADIIKAQGFSEAEAMAKKADAWRAYNEAAIAQTFIEKLPQIAAAIAAPLAKTEKIVVVSTGGDSAGADRVTADVTKVIAQLPPVLEAMTGMKLEELLARLPELGQQKAAQANPDKPEAEQDKPKA, from the coding sequence ATGGGACTGGACTGGCTCATTTCCACGCCTGCGCGCGGCATTCCGCTCGTTGTCGGCGCCGTCATCACCGTTATCATCCTGTTCGTCGTCGTCTATGCGAGCAGATATGTCAAGGTCGGCCCCAACACGGTGCTCGTGATCTCCGGTAAGCGACGCACCATCCGCGGCGCCGACGGGGCGGCTCAGAGCGTCGGCTTTCGCATCCGCGTCGGCGGCGGCGCGTTCGTATGGCCGGTGCTGGAGCGCGTGGATACGCTCTCCCTCGAGATCATGACCCTCGAGGTCCGAACGCCGGAGGTGTACACCATCCAGGGCGTGCCGATTGTCGTTGACGGCATCGCTCAGATCAAGGTCCGCGGCGACGACGTCTCCATCAGAACCGCGTCCGAGCAATTCCTCGGCAAGAACCAGACCGAAATCGCCAACATCGCCCTGCAGACGGTCGAGGGGCACCTGCGCGCCATCCTCGGCACGCTGACCGTCGAGGAAGTCTATAAGAACCGCGAGGCCTTCGCGGCGCGCGTGCAGGAAGTAGCGGCGACCGACCTCGTCAACATGGGCCTCAGCATCGTCTCCTTCACCATCAGGGACATCCGCGACAGCCACGGATACCTCGAGGCGTTGGGCAAGCCGCGGACCGCGCAGGTCAAGCGCGACGCGGTGATCGGCGAAGCCGAGGCAGCGAGGGACGCCACCATTCGGTCCGCAGTTGCCAATCAAGAAGGGCAGCAGGCGAAGTACGGGGCCGATACCAAGATCGCCGAGGCGCAGCGGGACTACAATATCCAGGTCGCCGACTACAAGGCCGCCGCGTCCACCAAGCAGGCCGCGGCCGACCTCGCGTACGACCTGCAGAAATTTACGACCCAGCAGCTCGTCCGGGCGGAGGAAATCCAGGTCGAGGTCATCGAGAAAGAAAAGCAGATTGACGTCCAGGACCGGGAAATCCAGCGCAGGACGCGCGAGCTTTCCGCGACCGTGGAGAAGCCCGCCGAGGCGGACCGGTCGAGAATCCAAACCCTCGCCGAGGCGGAGCAGTTCCGACTGAGGACGACTGCGGCGGGCCAGGCCGACGCGGTGCGGACCGTCGGCGTCGCCGAGGCCGACGCCAACAAGGCCAAGGGTCTCGCGCAGGCGGACATCATCAAGGCGCAGGGGTTCTCCGAAGCCGAGGCGATGGCCAAGAAGGCGGATGCGTGGCGCGCCTACAACGAGGCCGCCATCGCCCAGACCTTCATCGAGAAGCTGCCGCAAATCGCCGCTGCTATCGCCGCGCCGCTCGCGAAGACCGAGAAGATCGTCGTCGTCTCGACCGGCGGCGACTCCGCCGGCGCGGATCGCGTCACCGCCGACGTTACCAAGGTTATCGCCCAACTGCCCCCCGTGCTCGAGGCGATGACGGGGATGAAGCTGGAGGAACTCCTGGCGCGCTTGCCGGAACTCGGCCAGCAGAAGGCAGCCCAGGCGAACCCCGACAAGCCCGAGGCGGAACAGGACAAGCCGAAGGCCTAA
- a CDS encoding DNA-binding protein, with product MRIQTGGLSRLHIVRLDTGEDVLESLRAAAEQAGIRHGLILSGVGSVSRYHVHVVKTTNIPPGNVFFQGEGPFDVLSITGLVMDGRVHAHITLSDTEKALGGHLEEGCRVLTFCIIILADTEGLELTDLDRMATR from the coding sequence ATGCGAATTCAAACCGGGGGCCTGAGTCGGCTGCACATCGTGCGGCTGGATACAGGCGAGGACGTCCTGGAGTCTCTGCGCGCGGCGGCAGAACAGGCCGGCATTCGGCACGGGCTGATTCTGAGCGGGGTCGGCTCGGTGAGCAGGTACCACGTGCACGTCGTGAAGACGACGAACATCCCGCCGGGCAACGTGTTCTTCCAGGGCGAGGGGCCGTTCGACGTTCTCTCCATCACCGGCCTCGTGATGGACGGCCGCGTGCACGCGCACATTACGCTGTCCGATACCGAGAAGGCGCTGGGCGGGCACCTCGAAGAGGGCTGTCGCGTCCTGACATTCTGTATCATCATCCTGGCGGACACAGAGGGGCTCGAACTGACGGATCTGGACCGGATGGCGACGCGCTGA
- a CDS encoding RraA family protein encodes MNREQSGGSGDPFEVQKLYQHLRVVDVCDAMDGIGYFDIGLMSPEVRPIWLGMRFWGVALTMRCVPANRPMWRLNTTEEIVRAHDIWFREAGNIGLDGLIQPGHVVVMDAGGSGEVGFWGSNNSMGAVAAGAVGIVTDGYCRDTAEIALQKTPVCARARGRTIIPGRIEVAEVQTRIGCGGVQVRPGDIVGCDDDGVVVVPQEVASEVAVHARAVLLADMRGRRKLYERLGMAPDETVDYEAVEAYYRQLDQ; translated from the coding sequence ATGAATCGAGAGCAGTCGGGTGGGAGCGGCGATCCCTTCGAGGTGCAGAAGCTGTACCAGCACCTGCGCGTCGTGGATGTGTGCGATGCAATGGACGGCATCGGCTACTTCGACATCGGGTTGATGTCGCCGGAGGTGCGCCCGATCTGGCTGGGGATGAGATTCTGGGGCGTCGCGTTAACGATGCGGTGCGTGCCGGCGAACCGGCCGATGTGGCGCCTCAACACGACGGAGGAAATCGTCAGGGCGCACGACATCTGGTTCAGGGAAGCGGGCAACATCGGCTTGGACGGGCTGATTCAGCCGGGACATGTCGTCGTCATGGATGCGGGGGGTTCCGGCGAGGTCGGATTCTGGGGATCGAACAACAGCATGGGCGCGGTAGCGGCGGGGGCGGTCGGGATTGTCACCGACGGCTACTGCCGAGACACCGCGGAGATCGCGCTGCAGAAGACGCCGGTGTGCGCGCGGGCGCGCGGGCGAACGATCATTCCCGGGCGAATCGAAGTGGCGGAAGTGCAGACGCGGATAGGCTGCGGAGGCGTCCAGGTGCGGCCGGGCGATATCGTGGGCTGCGATGACGACGGTGTGGTGGTGGTGCCGCAGGAAGTGGCGTCTGAGGTCGCCGTTCACGCCCGCGCAGTATTACTGGCGGACATGCGCGGTCGCCGCAAGTTGTACGAGCGCTTGGGCATGGCGCCGGACGAGACGGTGGATTACGAGGCGGTCGAGGCGTACTACAGACAACTCGATCAGTAG